In bacterium, a single window of DNA contains:
- a CDS encoding STAS domain-containing protein — translation MFVNSQSFDISLARNEHSQIIRMSGEIDFAALIDLDPVLSKIIDDGEGELLMDMAEVTFIDSEGIRLLLNTFNKASQKNRKAQIIKCSPQVMRVLKLAGISEILCIHIEKAPPYMSREERVQPFNWPR, via the coding sequence ATGTTTGTGAACTCACAATCATTCGATATCTCGCTGGCTCGAAACGAACACTCACAAATCATCAGGATGTCCGGTGAGATCGACTTTGCAGCCTTGATCGACCTTGATCCTGTATTGTCGAAAATTATCGATGATGGTGAAGGTGAACTGCTGATGGATATGGCTGAGGTCACTTTCATCGACAGCGAAGGTATAAGACTTCTGCTCAACACGTTCAATAAAGCAAGTCAAAAAAATCGAAAAGCTCAGATTATTAAGTGCAGCCCACAGGTTATGCGAGTGCTAAAACTCGCAGGCATATCCGAAATTCTGTGCATACATATAGAAAAAGCCCCTCCCTATATGTCCAGGGAGGAGCGTGTGCAACCATTTAATTGGCCCAGATAA